Proteins encoded in a region of the Vicia villosa cultivar HV-30 ecotype Madison, WI linkage group LG5, Vvil1.0, whole genome shotgun sequence genome:
- the LOC131601173 gene encoding uncharacterized protein LOC131601173 isoform X1 codes for MGVARCQTQCLSYQSLTLLHIGMSQDIDYFIPYMDGFVKVVKTLPKKGQLSPLSCLTGTHTNISMEVITEGVNSINISDSTKNRIHVSNSKKPIFFFVNLAKNYLKQYNEVELSALGSAIASVVSIAEILKHNGLAVEKKIRTSTVVLGNPRGRAVQKARIEILLEKTANFDELMAAAEAAGENGDIEVHAAAAAEKGKNGDNEEQAAAAAEKGKNGDKEEHAAAAAEKGKNGHNEEQAAAAAEKGKNGDKEEHAAAAAEKGKNGDNEEQAAAAAEKGKNGDNEEQAAAAAEKGKNGDNEERAA; via the exons ATGGGAGTCGCTCGCTGTCAAACACAATGCTTGTCCTACCAAAGTTTGACGTTGCTTCACATTGGAATGAGTCAAG ATATAGACTACTTCATTCCATATATGGATGGCTTTGTCAAAGTCGTCAAAACTTTACCAAAGAAGGGACAG TTGTCTCCGTTGTCTTGTCTCACAGGCACACACACAAACATATCAATGGAAGTAATCACTGAAGGAGTGAACAGCATCAATATCTCTGATTCTACTAAGAATCGTATTCATGTCTCCAATTCCAAAAAACCCATCTTCTTCTTCGTTAATCTGGCCAAG aATTACTTGAAGCAGTATAATGAGGTTGAGCTTTCAGCACTAGGATCGG CTATTGCCTCAGTGGTTTCCAttgcagaaattttgaaacaCAATGGACTTGCTGTGGAAAAGA AAATCAGAACATCAACAGTTGTCTTAGGTAATCCCAGAGGTAGAGCTGTGCAAAAGGCCAGG ATTGAAATATTACTCGAGAAGACTGCAAACTTTGACGAGTTGATGGCGGCTGCTGAAGCAGCTGGTGAAAATGGAGATATTGAAGTGCATGCCGCGGCAGCTGctgaaaagggtaaaaatggaGATAATGAAGAGCAGGCTGCGGCAGCTGctgaaaagggtaaaaatggaGATAAGGAAGAGCACGCCGCGGCAGCTGctgaaaagggtaaaaatggaCATAATGAAGAGCAGGCTGCGGCAGCTGctgaaaagggtaaaaatggaGATAAGGAAGAGCACGCCGCGGCAGCTGctgaaaagggtaaaaatggaGATAATGAAGAGCAGGCTGCGGCAGCTGctgaaaagggtaaaaatggaGATAATGAAGAGCAGGCCGCGGCAGCTGctgaaaagggtaaaaatggaGATAATGAAGAGCGTGCTGCATGA
- the LOC131601173 gene encoding uncharacterized protein LOC131601173 isoform X2, protein MLVLPKFDVASHWNESRYRLLHSIYGWLCQSRQNFTKEGTGTHTNISMEVITEGVNSINISDSTKNRIHVSNSKKPIFFFVNLAKNYLKQYNEVELSALGSAIASVVSIAEILKHNGLAVEKKIRTSTVVLGNPRGRAVQKARIEILLEKTANFDELMAAAEAAGENGDIEVHAAAAAEKGKNGDNEEQAAAAAEKGKNGDKEEHAAAAAEKGKNGHNEEQAAAAAEKGKNGDKEEHAAAAAEKGKNGDNEEQAAAAAEKGKNGDNEEQAAAAAEKGKNGDNEERAA, encoded by the exons ATGCTTGTCCTACCAAAGTTTGACGTTGCTTCACATTGGAATGAGTCAAG ATATAGACTACTTCATTCCATATATGGATGGCTTTGTCAAAGTCGTCAAAACTTTACCAAAGAAGGGACAG GCACACACACAAACATATCAATGGAAGTAATCACTGAAGGAGTGAACAGCATCAATATCTCTGATTCTACTAAGAATCGTATTCATGTCTCCAATTCCAAAAAACCCATCTTCTTCTTCGTTAATCTGGCCAAG aATTACTTGAAGCAGTATAATGAGGTTGAGCTTTCAGCACTAGGATCGG CTATTGCCTCAGTGGTTTCCAttgcagaaattttgaaacaCAATGGACTTGCTGTGGAAAAGA AAATCAGAACATCAACAGTTGTCTTAGGTAATCCCAGAGGTAGAGCTGTGCAAAAGGCCAGG ATTGAAATATTACTCGAGAAGACTGCAAACTTTGACGAGTTGATGGCGGCTGCTGAAGCAGCTGGTGAAAATGGAGATATTGAAGTGCATGCCGCGGCAGCTGctgaaaagggtaaaaatggaGATAATGAAGAGCAGGCTGCGGCAGCTGctgaaaagggtaaaaatggaGATAAGGAAGAGCACGCCGCGGCAGCTGctgaaaagggtaaaaatggaCATAATGAAGAGCAGGCTGCGGCAGCTGctgaaaagggtaaaaatggaGATAAGGAAGAGCACGCCGCGGCAGCTGctgaaaagggtaaaaatggaGATAATGAAGAGCAGGCTGCGGCAGCTGctgaaaagggtaaaaatggaGATAATGAAGAGCAGGCCGCGGCAGCTGctgaaaagggtaaaaatggaGATAATGAAGAGCGTGCTGCATGA
- the LOC131601174 gene encoding uncharacterized protein At2g34160-like: protein MEAITEGVNNINIADSIKKNRIQVSNTKKPLFFYVNLAKRYMQQHNEVELSALGMAIATVVTVAEILKNNGLAVEKKIMTSTVDIKDDSRGRPVQKAKIEILLGKTANFDELMAAAAAAAENGENGDNEEHTA from the exons ATGGAAGCCATCACAGAGGGAGTGAACAACATCAATATCGCTGATTCTATTAAGAAGAATCGTATTCAGGTCTCCAACACCAAAAAACCACTCTTCTTCTACGTAAATCTCGCCAAG AGGTATATGCAACAGCATAATGAGGTTGAGCTTTCAGCACTAGGAATGG CTATTGCAACAGTGGTTACTGTTGcggaaattttgaaaaacaacgggCTTGCTGTTGAGAAGA AAATCATGACTTCAACAGTTGACATTAAAGATGATTCGAGAGGTAGACCTGTCCAAAAGGCCAAG ATTGAAATATTACTTGGGAAGACTGCAAACTTCGACGAGTTGATGGCTGCTGCTGCGGCAGCTGCAGAAAACGGTGAAAATGGAGATAATGAAGAGCACACTGCATGA
- the LOC131601175 gene encoding glyoxylase I 4-like — MKESVGNPLHLKSVNHISLICRSVEESMDFYLNVLGFFPIRRPGSFNFDGAWLFGFGIGIHLLEAENPEKLPKKKEINPKDNHISFQCESMGAVEKKLKEMEIDYVRATVEEGGIQVDQLFFHDPDGFMIEICNCDSLPVIPLAGEVARSCSHLNLQQLMQNQSQQQQQIHKIVK; from the exons atgaaggaaaGTGTTGGAAACCCTTTGCATCTAAAATCTGTGAATCATATCTCACTCATATGCAGATCAGTGGAAGAATCAATGGATTTTTACCTGAATGTTCTTGGTTTTTTCCCAATTAGAAGGCCTGGTTCTTTTAATTTTGATGGAGCATg GCTATTTGGGTTTGGGATTGGTATTCATTTGTTAGAGGCTGAGAATCCAGAAAAGTTaccaaagaagaaagaaattaATCCAAAGGATAATCATATATCTTTTCAG TGTGAGAGCATGGGAGCAGTTGAAAAAAAGCTGAAAGAAATGGAAATAGATTACGTGAGAGCAACAGTAGAAGAAGGTGGAATTCAAGTAGATCAGTTATTCTTCCATGACCCAGATGGATTCATGATTGAGATATGCAATTGTGACAGTCTTCCTGTGATTCCACTAGCTGGTGAGGTGGCAAGATCATGCTCTCACTTGAATCTTCAACAACTAATGCAGAATCAGAGTCAGCAACAACAACAGATACATAAGATTGTCAAGTGA